Genomic segment of Streptomyces sp. NBC_00654:
ATTCAGCAGGACCCGCAGGACCTGGTTATTGGTCCAGTCCGGGTGCTTGGACCAGATGAGAGCAGCGGAGGCGGAGGCGAGAGCACTGGCATCACTAGTGCCGCGAGATTTACAGATCCCCGTTTTCCCCCCGCATGCGTGGACCATCTCCACTCCAGGAGCAGCAAGGTCTACTTGGGTCCCGTACTGAGATTCCTTAGATCTTTTCAGATCTCTATCAATAGCACTTACTCCAACAACCCCAGGTGTTGCCGCCGGGTACTGTGCGAGATTTCCAGAGTTTCCGGTATTTCCCACCGCAGCGAAAACAAGTGAGCCTTTTCCGAGGGCATATTTCACAGCGTCGGACAGCTCTTGCGATCCTGCCTGATTACCTTGAGAAATATTGATTACTTTGGCGCCACTGTCAGCCGCGAATCGAATTCCAGCAGAAACATCTTCGCTAAAGTTCTTACTCCCCGTGGCACCGTTGACCTTACCGGTGTCATCCCTCATACGGATAGGGAGAATTTTGACCCCAGGGGCCAGGCCGAAGGCCCCATTTCCTCCATTCGACTTTCCGGTGCCAGCAATCAGGCCAGCCATCGCTGTGCCGTGTGTGTCGTAGTCATCTCGCTCATCTCCCGGTGATCCAGGAGAAAGATCCTTGCCCTTGAGAACCTGTCCGAGCAGATCGGCGTTTGAGGCATCCACACCAGTGTCAATCACCGCGACGGTCACGTTCGCGCCGGTGCTCACCGCCCACATCTCCTCGGCCTTCATCGCATCCAGATGCCACTGATCCGCTCGCACAGAATCCGCCGATGCAGGAACAGCGCCAACCAGCAGCAGAACCAACGCAGTGGATGCCACAGTCCCTCGCCGAGCAACTACCTTGCGACTACTGCTGGTACGCATTCATTTCCCCTGAGTGGTTTCTTGCCCTAGTCGATGACCGGAGGAACAACACGGCGGCCGCCCTGCTGCCAAGTCTCCTCGTCCTCCATCAGGTAATCCGGCCTGTCGCTGCCCTCGTCGCGACGTGAATCACCTGAGCGCGGCGTCACCCCGGCGCCACCTCGACCCATCGGACCAGAAGCACGGCCACCGTCTGCCGCGCCACGCACCAAACCAGTTCCGCCGGGCGTGAACGGGCGCGCGTTGGCATGCCCGGGTTGCTGTGGGCGACCGCCCACCATGCCGCCCGTCTCACCGGCGAGACGGCGACCGCCGACAATGCCGCTCTGGCCACCGCTGGTGCCGCCCATTGCCGGACCATGTCCCATCGGTCCACGGCCGGCGTGCGTTCCCTCGTTTCCGATCACCGGGCTGCGGGGGAGGCCGCCCATGGGGCGGCCAGGGTTCTGCGGCACAGGACGTCCACCGACGATGGGACCGGGAGGCCTGGTACC
This window contains:
- the mycP gene encoding type VII secretion-associated serine protease mycosin is translated as MRTSSSRKVVARRGTVASTALVLLLVGAVPASADSVRADQWHLDAMKAEEMWAVSTGANVTVAVIDTGVDASNADLLGQVLKGKDLSPGSPGDERDDYDTHGTAMAGLIAGTGKSNGGNGAFGLAPGVKILPIRMRDDTGKVNGATGSKNFSEDVSAGIRFAADSGAKVINISQGNQAGSQELSDAVKYALGKGSLVFAAVGNTGNSGNLAQYPAATPGVVGVSAIDRDLKRSKESQYGTQVDLAAPGVEMVHACGGKTGICKSRGTSDASALASASAALIWSKHPDWTNNQVLRVLLNTAGGPVSGDERTDAIGYGIVRPRIALKTPGDPGPADEYPLHDLAAAESPAPSAKPSKGTGSSESDDKPAAAAPSADGDGGSNTGLWIGIGVGAAALIGAGVAVVAVRSRRRNAAASPPAAPHPPQYPGQAPPAYPQQQVQPPYQGYAPPQNSPGSNPPYGGAPGQDRRV